In Rhodococcus sp. OK302, one genomic interval encodes:
- a CDS encoding PQQ-dependent sugar dehydrogenase, with the protein MRHPKYAVLTAATIAILTIPVTQCSAQSLPSSGSLGSLNSGSLSSSSGSLGSSETPTEDTLPELSVTTVLDGLDHPWDVVAAPDGAVLTGQRSGGFFVRRSDGTTGSVSADLSDLYAKVETGLMGTALARDFEQSRILYTCQGFQGGGVTDIRIVAWTVDAGWTALTRTGNVLTGIPVEAGRHGGCRILAAVDGTLFVGTGDTAMPTVPQDPNSLGGKVLHINADGTPAAGNPNPASPVYTLGHRNVQGLAVQPGTDRVYAVEQGTGVDDEVNLLTPGGNYGYRPDRLPGYDESVPMTDPSRVPGAIEAVWRSGNSTLATASGAFVTGPQWGAWNGALVMGALKTKKLVFVRLSDDGRSVDAQTYGLENQFGRLRSVTPTGDGSLLVTTDNGTNDKVLRVTPVS; encoded by the coding sequence GTGCGTCACCCGAAATATGCTGTCCTGACAGCAGCCACTATCGCGATTCTGACAATCCCGGTGACCCAGTGCTCGGCTCAATCACTGCCGTCGTCGGGGAGCCTGGGCTCACTGAACAGCGGCTCACTGAGTAGCAGCAGCGGTTCCCTGGGCAGCTCGGAAACCCCCACCGAAGACACGCTTCCCGAGCTTTCGGTCACCACAGTCTTGGACGGACTCGATCACCCGTGGGACGTTGTGGCAGCTCCCGACGGCGCGGTGCTTACCGGGCAACGTTCGGGTGGTTTCTTCGTCCGGAGAAGCGATGGCACGACCGGGTCGGTGAGCGCAGACCTCTCGGATCTCTACGCCAAGGTGGAGACCGGGTTGATGGGAACGGCTCTCGCCCGAGATTTCGAGCAGTCGCGAATTCTCTACACCTGCCAGGGATTTCAGGGCGGGGGAGTCACTGACATCCGAATTGTGGCCTGGACGGTTGACGCAGGATGGACGGCGCTTACCCGCACCGGAAACGTACTGACGGGAATCCCCGTGGAAGCCGGTCGTCACGGCGGCTGCCGGATCCTCGCAGCAGTGGACGGTACCTTGTTTGTCGGAACCGGAGACACCGCGATGCCTACTGTTCCGCAGGATCCGAACTCTCTGGGCGGCAAGGTATTGCACATCAATGCCGATGGAACGCCGGCAGCAGGAAACCCCAACCCGGCTAGCCCGGTCTACACCCTCGGTCATCGGAACGTGCAGGGTCTGGCGGTTCAACCGGGCACCGATCGGGTGTACGCGGTGGAGCAGGGCACCGGTGTCGACGACGAAGTGAACCTCCTGACGCCCGGCGGAAACTACGGCTACCGCCCGGACCGTTTGCCCGGATACGACGAGTCCGTGCCGATGACCGATCCGAGCAGAGTGCCGGGAGCCATTGAAGCAGTGTGGCGTTCAGGCAACTCGACGCTGGCCACCGCGAGCGGCGCCTTTGTGACCGGACCGCAATGGGGAGCGTGGAACGGGGCGCTGGTGATGGGCGCATTGAAGACCAAGAAACTGGTCTTCGTGCGACTGAGTGACGACGGTCGATCCGTCGACGCTCAGACCTACGGGTTGGAGAACCAGTTCGGTCGCCTGCGCTCGGTTACTCCGACTGGCGACGGTTCACTTCTGGTCACCACGGACAACGGCACCAACGACAAAGTGCTTCGAGTGACTCCGGTGTCTTAG
- the egtA gene encoding ergothioneine biosynthesis glutamate--cysteine ligase EgtA, with product MATAVLNTQVDSRPAAEAYIGGVCFKQGPPRLIGAEVEWLTNGVGGERPSLEALAVALGGHAPTSINAQSPAMTLPGGSIVTVEPGGQIELSSAPRTSAREVCDYLEEDRKALRVLLATQSIEMTAAPADRGRPPHRILQMPRYRAMEQQFADIGPYGTLMMCNTAAVQVSVDAGSSPEAIARRWRLLGDIGPALIAAFACSPQLEGIPRGSWASQRMRTWLELDARRTMAVTDAADYPRWVLGVPLLCVQNCTDDWTAPRGATFGDWIDGALDSEIGRGPTVEDLDYHLSTLFPPVRAVGHMEVRYIDAQPGDLWRVPIAAVDALLSGPAVMQEARDAAASTAGRWRDAAEYGLSDVELRSAATSLMSLAASYAPDPEFVRLLDRAAERCCRGLTSIQDLARVEGH from the coding sequence ATGGCAACCGCAGTACTGAACACTCAGGTGGACTCACGTCCCGCAGCCGAGGCGTACATCGGCGGTGTGTGCTTCAAACAAGGCCCACCGCGACTCATCGGTGCCGAGGTCGAGTGGCTGACCAACGGCGTCGGCGGTGAGCGTCCGTCGTTGGAGGCACTCGCCGTTGCCTTGGGGGGACATGCTCCTACCAGCATCAACGCGCAATCGCCGGCGATGACACTTCCCGGCGGGAGTATCGTCACCGTCGAACCCGGCGGCCAGATCGAACTGTCCTCCGCGCCGCGCACGTCAGCCCGGGAAGTCTGCGATTATCTCGAAGAAGACCGTAAGGCGCTGCGCGTTCTCCTTGCTACTCAATCCATCGAGATGACAGCTGCTCCGGCGGATCGGGGGCGCCCGCCGCACCGAATACTGCAGATGCCGCGATACCGCGCGATGGAACAACAATTTGCCGACATCGGGCCCTACGGCACCCTCATGATGTGCAACACCGCCGCTGTACAAGTGAGCGTCGACGCCGGAAGTAGTCCCGAAGCAATAGCGAGACGATGGCGGCTCCTCGGCGACATCGGGCCGGCACTGATCGCCGCATTCGCCTGTTCTCCACAGCTGGAAGGGATTCCGCGAGGATCGTGGGCATCGCAACGCATGCGGACGTGGCTCGAGCTGGACGCTCGACGCACCATGGCCGTAACGGACGCGGCGGACTATCCGCGGTGGGTACTCGGCGTGCCCCTGTTGTGCGTGCAGAACTGCACCGACGATTGGACTGCCCCACGGGGCGCCACGTTTGGAGACTGGATCGACGGGGCACTCGACTCCGAGATAGGGCGCGGCCCCACCGTCGAGGACCTGGACTATCACCTGTCCACGCTGTTTCCGCCGGTTCGCGCCGTCGGACACATGGAGGTGAGGTACATCGACGCTCAACCCGGAGACCTGTGGCGAGTACCGATTGCCGCGGTCGACGCCTTGCTTTCCGGGCCCGCCGTCATGCAGGAAGCGCGAGATGCGGCAGCATCGACGGCAGGTCGGTGGCGGGACGCGGCTGAGTACGGATTGTCGGACGTCGAGCTACGTTCGGCAGCAACCTCTCTGATGTCGCTGGCGGCCTCGTATGCGCCGGATCCGGAGTTCGTGCGACTCCTCGATCGCGCGGCTGAACGATGCTGTCGAGGTCTGACGTCGATCCAGGACTTGGCGCGGGTCGAGGGACACTGA
- the egtC gene encoding ergothioneine biosynthesis protein EgtC, with the protein MCRHLGYVGPVTSVRDLLHFGSHSLVRQSWAPNEMRGGGTINADGFGAAWWRGGTLGRYRSVLPIWSDLTVEETLSHVDSGSVIAAVRSATEGMAVQIGACAPFVDDRYAFSHNGAVFGWPESVSSLAEDIPAVQLLNMPAPTDAALLWTMVRRRLQSASAESALTTVVHDVEAAASGSKLNLLLGDGNEMWATAWGHTLYALVDESSALIASEPFDDSPGWEQIPDRALVCARPGHLIITPIPMGER; encoded by the coding sequence ATGTGCCGACACCTCGGGTACGTCGGGCCGGTCACTTCTGTCCGCGACCTCCTGCACTTCGGATCGCATTCGCTGGTGCGGCAGTCGTGGGCACCCAACGAGATGCGCGGCGGTGGAACCATCAACGCCGACGGCTTCGGTGCCGCATGGTGGCGAGGGGGCACACTCGGTCGCTACCGCAGCGTTTTGCCGATCTGGTCGGATCTCACTGTCGAGGAAACGCTTTCGCATGTCGACTCCGGGTCCGTCATTGCGGCAGTGCGTTCCGCGACGGAGGGAATGGCAGTACAGATCGGCGCCTGCGCTCCGTTTGTGGATGATCGCTACGCCTTCAGTCACAACGGAGCTGTTTTCGGCTGGCCCGAGTCGGTTTCTTCTCTGGCTGAGGACATTCCGGCGGTTCAGTTGTTGAACATGCCGGCACCGACGGATGCCGCACTGCTGTGGACGATGGTGCGACGCCGTCTGCAGTCGGCATCAGCGGAGTCCGCATTGACCACCGTCGTCCATGATGTCGAGGCAGCGGCATCCGGCTCGAAACTGAACCTACTGCTCGGCGACGGGAACGAAATGTGGGCGACAGCTTGGGGACACACGTTGTACGCGCTCGTCGACGAATCGTCGGCCCTGATCGCCTCGGAACCATTCGACGATTCGCCCGGTTGGGAGCAAATCCCCGACAGAGCATTGGTCTGCGCCCGTCCCGGGCACCTGATCATCACCCCGATCCCGATGGGAGAACGATGA
- the egtD gene encoding L-histidine N(alpha)-methyltransferase — protein MSTPMLNVYLTPEDLVDALRVDARAGLTASPKWLSPKWFYDARGSELFEEITQLPEYYPTRTERALLADCAPAIAELTRPEMLIELGSGSSEKTRLLLDAMKGSLHTYVPQDVSVTALEGAARQIDAEFPDLDVVGVVSDFTGSLHHLPNGGKRAVAFLGGTLGNLIPAERAEFLAGVAAVLDSGESLILGVGLVTDPAVLVPAYDDSVGVTAQFNLNVLSVLNKQLGADFPIEAFRHVALWDSENQWIEMRLEASRDLSVRIEDLDLEITFAKGEQLRTEISAKFTVDSISAELEAAGFAVQKVWTDDDQRFALLCADRV, from the coding sequence ATGAGTACCCCAATGCTCAACGTCTATCTGACCCCGGAAGACTTAGTCGACGCGCTACGCGTCGACGCCCGTGCCGGGCTGACTGCATCTCCGAAGTGGCTCTCGCCCAAGTGGTTCTACGACGCACGCGGAAGCGAATTGTTCGAAGAGATCACACAATTGCCGGAGTACTACCCGACGCGCACCGAGCGGGCCTTGCTGGCGGACTGCGCGCCGGCGATCGCCGAGTTGACCAGACCGGAGATGCTGATCGAACTGGGATCCGGTTCGTCGGAGAAGACACGCTTGTTGCTGGACGCGATGAAAGGTTCGCTGCACACGTATGTACCGCAGGATGTTTCGGTGACCGCACTGGAGGGTGCCGCTCGTCAGATCGATGCCGAGTTCCCCGATCTGGATGTTGTCGGAGTGGTCAGTGACTTCACTGGATCGCTGCATCACCTACCCAACGGCGGCAAGCGGGCAGTCGCTTTTCTGGGCGGTACTCTCGGAAACCTGATTCCGGCTGAGCGCGCAGAGTTTCTCGCCGGTGTTGCCGCAGTGCTGGATTCGGGGGAGAGCCTGATCCTCGGCGTGGGGCTGGTGACCGATCCGGCTGTGCTCGTTCCGGCCTACGACGACAGTGTCGGAGTGACAGCGCAATTCAATCTCAATGTTCTCAGCGTTCTGAACAAGCAACTGGGAGCTGACTTTCCGATCGAAGCTTTCCGTCACGTAGCCCTCTGGGACAGTGAGAACCAGTGGATCGAGATGCGACTTGAAGCGTCGCGCGATCTTTCGGTGCGTATCGAAGACTTGGATCTGGAGATCACCTTCGCGAAAGGAGAGCAGTTGCGTACCGAAATTTCTGCGAAGTTCACGGTCGACAGTATTTCCGCGGAACTCGAGGCCGCGGGATTTGCGGTGCAGAAAGTGTGGACCGATGACGATCAGCGGTTCGCGCTGCTCTGTGCGGACCGGGTGTGA
- the egtB gene encoding ergothioneine biosynthesis protein EgtB, translated as MSMDVTKIEVAETSVVTKEFTEAVLVRSRNRSLLLTDCLDDTELIAAHSPLMSPLVWDLAHIGNQEELWLVRDVGGREPVRRDIDELYDAFKHSRSSRPELPLLDPRQARHYIRTVRGKVWDVLAASTFSGSPLELNGFAFGMIAQHEQQHAETMLATHQLRSGSAVLVAEPPPSVRRKPLLDEVIIPSGAFVMGTDDEPWALDNERTAHQVYLTEYAIDRFPVTNGQYIEFIDDGGYSRPELWSREGWRHRIDAKLQAPQFWERDGSRWWQRVFGIDKPVALRRPVVHVSYYEAQAYATWAGKRLPTEAEWEKAARWDPESGRSRKFPWGDALPDENRANLGQRHLSPADAGAYPEGASAHGVQQLIGDVWEWTSSGFHPYPGFHAFPYREYSEVFFGGDYKVLRGGSFGTDSVAARGTFRNWDHPIRRQIFSGFRCARTLSGRP; from the coding sequence ATGTCGATGGATGTCACCAAGATCGAGGTTGCCGAAACTTCCGTGGTCACCAAAGAATTCACGGAAGCCGTCCTTGTGCGGTCGCGGAACCGTTCACTTCTGCTCACCGATTGCCTCGATGACACCGAACTGATTGCTGCGCACTCACCACTCATGAGCCCTTTGGTCTGGGATCTCGCGCATATCGGTAATCAGGAAGAGCTCTGGCTGGTGCGCGATGTCGGCGGCCGTGAACCGGTGAGGCGCGACATCGACGAGTTGTACGACGCCTTCAAGCATTCACGGTCTTCGCGACCCGAGCTTCCGTTGTTGGATCCACGGCAGGCACGCCACTACATACGTACGGTCCGCGGCAAGGTGTGGGACGTCCTCGCCGCCAGCACTTTCAGTGGATCGCCGCTCGAGCTGAACGGGTTTGCGTTCGGGATGATCGCTCAGCACGAACAGCAGCATGCTGAAACCATGCTCGCGACGCATCAATTGCGTTCCGGCTCAGCGGTACTCGTAGCAGAACCGCCGCCGAGTGTCCGGCGCAAGCCGCTACTGGACGAGGTGATCATTCCCTCCGGCGCCTTCGTCATGGGTACGGACGACGAACCGTGGGCGCTCGACAACGAGAGAACCGCACATCAGGTGTATCTCACCGAGTACGCAATCGACAGATTTCCCGTCACCAACGGGCAGTACATCGAATTCATCGACGACGGTGGGTACTCCCGTCCGGAACTGTGGTCGAGGGAAGGGTGGCGCCATCGCATCGACGCCAAACTTCAGGCGCCACAGTTCTGGGAACGTGATGGATCACGCTGGTGGCAAAGAGTATTCGGTATCGACAAGCCGGTGGCCCTGCGCCGTCCGGTTGTTCATGTGAGCTACTACGAGGCGCAGGCGTATGCAACGTGGGCCGGGAAACGGCTACCCACCGAGGCTGAGTGGGAAAAGGCTGCGCGGTGGGATCCGGAATCCGGTCGCTCCCGCAAGTTCCCGTGGGGCGACGCGTTGCCGGACGAGAACCGCGCCAATCTCGGCCAACGGCACCTCAGTCCCGCCGATGCCGGGGCCTACCCCGAGGGGGCGTCGGCGCACGGCGTGCAGCAGTTGATCGGGGATGTCTGGGAATGGACCTCGTCCGGCTTCCATCCTTATCCCGGTTTCCATGCCTTTCCCTATCGTGAGTACTCCGAGGTCTTCTTCGGTGGTGACTACAAGGTATTGCGGGGAGGCTCGTTCGGGACCGACAGTGTTGCCGCTCGGGGAACCTTCCGAAACTGGGATCATCCGATTCGTCGGCAGATATTCTCCGGATTTCGCTGCGCCAGAACGCTGTCCGGTCGCCCCTGA